From one Pedobacter faecalis genomic stretch:
- a CDS encoding CoA-binding protein, with protein sequence MKKTLIIGATPNPSRYAYLAAEMLSGKGHKIVNVGIKRGVVSGVEIEEPQEIHQDIHTITLYVNPQMQKGYYDYILKTNPKRVIFNPGTENSELIALLKEHAIEPVVACTLVMLSTGQY encoded by the coding sequence GTGAAAAAGACATTAATTATAGGAGCAACGCCAAATCCAAGCAGGTATGCCTATCTGGCGGCCGAAATGCTTTCAGGTAAGGGACATAAAATTGTAAACGTAGGGATTAAGCGCGGTGTAGTTTCGGGCGTAGAGATTGAGGAACCTCAGGAGATCCATCAGGATATACACACGATCACACTGTATGTTAACCCTCAGATGCAAAAAGGATACTACGACTATATCTTAAAGACAAATCCCAAAAGAGTGATCTTTAATCCGGGGACCGAAAACAGCGAACTCATAGCCTTGCTGAAAGAGCATGCCATAGAGCCGGTAGTTGCCTGCACGCTGGTGATGCTGTCTACTGGCCAGTACTGA